In Anolis carolinensis isolate JA03-04 chromosome 4, rAnoCar3.1.pri, whole genome shotgun sequence, the genomic window AGTCACTCCTTGGTACTGCATTTGTATGAGTTCTGACATAAATCTTGATATTAGAAAGGCAAGAACCTAAGAATAGTTCTATTGGATAAGGCATCCAGACCAGCATCTTCATTTTTGGGTGTTTTGGAAGAAATCACATGCAGAATTTGGAACAAATGGCCACTTAGTTTTACAACAACTGATATTAAGAGACATGTTATAATAACATATAAGGCATATAGCTGCCCATGAACTGTCTTAATGGCCTACGGAAAAGCTATGAAGATAGCAATCCCAAACACATTTTGTGGTAGGTAGGGATCACCAGGTATTTCCTTTTAGCTCTCTCGCCATACAGCTTCTTAAATCGACACTTGTTTCCCATATTAAGAGATGGAGAAAAACTCCACATTTAAATGTTTATTATTGTAGAAAACGCACATTTACAGTAGATAAATCCAacaagtataaataaagtttcagtcATTAGATCACTTCCAATTCAAGTTAAAATAGATAATATTCTGTCTGAACATGATCAAAAATAGTCATTTTGTTTTATACTACAAGCTTTTCATTGTCTAACTGCACTATAATGAAGCTGGAATAAAAGAGCAGTACATTTCACTTTGGTAAACATCAGGGAGTAAAAGATTTCGTAAGTAGTAGGGTAAACATCAACCTCTGTTCAATATGACTGTCTAAACAACTTTAAATCTGCTTAATGTTATGTAATAGATCATAGCaggatttttaaagttttaaattttggGAGGAAAGCATAGCCTCATAATTAGTACTAGAAAAAACACTCTGCATCATGTTGTTAGTTgaagctaaagcagtggttctcaatctgtgggtccctgggtgtttgggcctacaacttccataaatcctagccagtttaccagctgttaggatgtctgggagttgaaggccaaaacatctggggacccacggattgagaatcactgagctaaagggaaaaagataaaaatgaaagaataaaattGAAGGAATGTGGAATGGGTTTCTTGCACTGACATAatttaaaactgaatatataaaaattaggtAGCACTAATACAACAAAAGGCTTCCTATTACAGTCCAGTGTGAGGTAAATTTTCATCCCATTCCAGAAATTCAGATTCTTCTTGGTTGATACATTTGGGGCTTCAGAGTTTACAGCAGCGGTGTTTCAGCAACTGAAACAAATCTTAATGTCAAAACCTGAGCTATAACAAGACTGGATGAACTctgaaaataaaaacatcatttgtAATGTAACCTCTTTCATTATGAAAAAATTAAGTATAGTTTTAATTTCAATAAAAAACAGAACCAAACCTTCCTCATCCAGTGAAATTTCAGCACTCAAGATGTTTCTATACATTATGCATGaagtacagtatttttttttcctttgggtgaagCAATTCATAAATAAAACTATTACACTTTACATTCCTCGTGGTGTCCTATTTTGAGGGAAAACATTCATTTGATCAAAGATATATTTATCTTGTAAATTTTCCCTTTCAAAATGAAATCTGCATAGTTCCTTCCcaccaacaaaatatcatgagacCAAGAACTAGGTTATTGGACTGTGTTAAAAAGTTGCACAGCTTTACAGATATAGGACCCCTCTTTCTAtcaaaaagaaaacattcttataTAAGAGGAATAGCAAAAATTAACCAAATTccttaaacatttttttcttattcaagCTTTTTATCTACTTTGCAGATGCAGAAATGTAGATATGCCTTTCATACTATGACCCACCAGCATAAAAGTGTTTATTTTTTTGAGCATTTTCCAGTTGAATGTGACATAGCCTTAGTCCAGAAAATGAACAGCATAGGGTTTGTTGCTATGGCAATCACCATGGTATCAATACACCAAACAGAATCATATGGCTTATCCCCTGAGATCTCAATTCTGGAGAAAGCTTAGTCTCTTTCAATGTCATGGGAGGGGGGATTAAAGATGACTTATATGATTAACAACTAATGAAAAGGGATTATACAGACAAATGCTCTTCTTTTTTAGAAAGGCGAACAATGCTATAGGTGTCAATGTTAACAGGCAAATAACATGTTGGCAAATATTCTTCACTGGCAtcagaaacagcagcagcaagatTGAACCCCCCTGAAAGATATTCTGGCATACTGCAGAATGGTTGTCATAAACTAAGCAATACACTAACAGAGaaattattccacaaatgttgTCATGAACAACTGCATCCCTCAGATTTGTCAAATAGTTAACATTTAGAAAAACaatcatttaaaaagaaatatatatatatattattcttgcAGGTTAAACATAGGTATGCATCTTCAATTATGCAGCACACTGGACCAATAAAATGCAATGTCAAATGAACCCAGAAATATTCTCAAGGTAGGAAACATTATCTTTAAAATTATGAAACATGTATTTAAAAAAGCAATTCTGTGGGCATTGCAACACATACCTTTAGTGCTGAGCTATCTataccagaaaaaaaaattaaatgtatatttttcttttaaaaagtaagaaaTGGTATTGCTCTTTAGAAACTAaagtaacaattttttaaaagcataaataGAACATACCCAGTGCATTATCCCTATTAATGGTTTCTAAAATTCAGTTATATTTACAGATGTAACTCAAGGCTGAGAATTCATTTGCTTTCCACATTTTCAAAAAATAGCATTAGCCTTATTTATTTTGGCCACATGTTCAGATTATTTCTGACTAGAGGTATCAGTAGACAGAAGAGGATGGAAAAGCACTGTTTTAATCCAACTGCACTGTGGATCCATATACATTccttaattttatttcatttcagaaGGGTAAATGGAATAAAAGACCTCAAAATCAAGACTCCCAACGATACCTCCTCTCAGCCAAACAATGTGGATACATGCACGTACAACAAGACAGTCCTCCTCTCTAAAGGTCACGGGGAAATgactaaattcaataaataagtcTCTATTTGGAAACTGAACGGGgggaaaaacctttttatttaagcCATTTAGTCTTTCTTCTTTTCCAATATAGGCTTCTGTTCTTGCTCACCATCTGTGTATTCTACATGGCTTTCACCACTCTCCTCCTCTTGTTCCTCTTCAGTGCCTTCATCTGTCAGATCTCTGCCTGTTTCTCTCTTAGGCATCTCTGCTTCATCTGATCCACCGTCAGTGTCAGCGGTGCAGATTCCATAACACAtgatgctgatgacacccagtGGCAGCCCAAAGAGAAAGCAGCCCAAAAGTGGGGAACTCTTGAAAACAGACTGAGGAGAAATAATTGCCTATCAGTGATACTTTTGTGATACTTCAGAGTATCTTGAGGAAGATGCTTTCCTTCCTATTCTAAACATAAAGATCATACCAattcatatatatttcatttacaTTTCCCAAACTGGTCTGTATTGGTATATTTTATTTACAAGTTATCACCTACTAAAACCAAGCCTCAAATTACTTCACTTGAAAGTTTAATGGGAAAGCCAGAAAACTATTACTGGACACCACTGAAAAGCTTCTGTGCATACATGAATGTGCAAATACCATACTGGTAAGTCAGCAAGTTAATTGTTAATATCACCATGACTGTTATTTAATATCAGGACATAATTCTTTGCCCTTTGCTACCACCAATAAATTGATGCTTCAGCAACAAAAGCATCCCAGTTAGTTCAGGAAAAGTTGGCtgagttcattaaaaaaaaacccctatgtgTGGAGATATCGATACAAAGATACTCTTttgcccagattttttttaaaacctggtgcTTTGCTATGAATTAATAGCAGTACCTTGCACTGCTATCAATTCTGCTAAAAATACCAATCAGTGTAGTCATGGAAATTTACAACGATATAGTAATAGTCTATACAATGAATACTATTTGATATTAAGGTTAGATTTGGAAGATTCAACAAAAAGAATCTAAGACCAACCTCTCCATACAATAGGTATGGCCTACTAAAAATGTTTATGATATATGTAAAGACATTATCTACTAGTCCTGATATCATATTCTATATGCATATCTATATATTGCAActtgaaaaacaaattaaatatcCAAACCATGTGAACACGAAAAAAATTATGAGTTCACTTGAAGGTTCATCAAGAGCTGTAGTTATTTTACATTTGATGGGCAAACAATCTaagtatacattttattttacttaCTCCCACAGTTGACTTGGCATCGTAAATTATTCTCCTGATTCGCTGAAGAATTCCATCTCCACCTTGTGCCTGAAATTTGAAAGCCATCAGCACTATTTACTTCCATGTCACTTTTCATTCACCTTTCTCTACCATGTAGCTTTACTAGTGATGTATTTCAAAAAGAACATTTCTTCTGAAGAAGAAATTGCCTTCTGGGGGTATGATGTTCTGTATCTcgttatattcatatttattttaaatttggtcaaaaaaactgcattcattacttCTGAAAGAAAACTCTTTTGACCCAGCTGTAAATTGACTCTGCCCAGAAGTAATATGCTGCTACTGCTGTTTCCATGGTTTTGCTTTTTCAGGAACTGTCATTTTGCAACATACAGACTACTGGATGTCTTATTCTAGCTTATGTTTAACTGGCTGTCATTTGCTAATGTAAATTCCTTCTAACAGAGCTTTTCCTGCTCAATATCTTTCCTCCCCACAAATCTCCTATCATTTCTGTAAAATTCTTCGGTAAAATATTAAACCAGTGACATGACTGAAAATACTACATACCAAAATGTTAACAATTGTTTACAGgctttactttaaaaaatcatttgagAGCATCAAGCAAGACAATGAAAATTATTGTAACAGCTTATGAATTATTAGCTCTTCCAAAAAGTTGCTGATTCAAAATAATGTTACAGACTTCTGAGTAATAATGAATGACTTACTTCTGCAGTGCCTTCCAAGATCTCATTAATGAACTGGACCATATCTTCAGTGCTCTCTATAGGTTTATGAGGTAGGAAATACTGTTGGTTGGATGTGTTTAGGACGACGATACTGGGGATTTTCACATCACTGAAACCACAAAACTGAATAACTTaggcatttaaaaacattacatagtTACATTACATAGAGCCTAAggtaggtgtgtgtatgtgtatgtgagagagtgtatgtatgtatgtatgtatctatttatttaattaatttatatgccgcccttctcccacagggggacccagagcagtcatacacaatggcagaattaaatgccacatataatacaacatgcaggaaaaaccaaacataaaacacaaataaaagacagtatccaaatcaaattaaaacagttaaaacaatgtgaccattacaacaggggaagTTTCAAGCCAAAGCCAGAGCCAGTCCGTGCTCaacttaatattaattcacaaAATCCATCAGGTCTtatcaactcatatcttaggatgggtcaaaagcttggtcccacagctgcttcctaaaagacatgagtgagggggcttccctaatctcccttggcaaggagttccatagccgcggagccaccaccgaaaaagcgctgtctctcgtccccgccaaccgcacctgtgacgccagtgggaccgagagcagagcctcactcgaagatcttaatctgcgggacagcctgtagggggagatacgttctgagaggtaagttggaccagagccgtttaaagttttgtaggccaaagccagcactttgaattgtgcccggaagctaataggcagccagtggagctgcttcaagaTCTATCTTCTGCAAGTGGAATTAAGAATAATAAACTGTAATCTCCTGAACATACATAGGACCCTTGACTGTGGGAGAATCTTGTTCATGGGACTGAAATGTCTCAACTCCTTTTTTTGCCAGAAGGCCATTTCTATCTGCTAATTACTTCTAACGCTTTGAAGATCCTGCCTAGTATCCCATCAACATCTATCTATATTTGCTTGCAAGGTTATGCATTCAGTATGACAGTCACTTGCAAATTTATTACCTTGGAACTGACCCATGTCTTGCAGTCTTGATGCTCAAACAGTAGGTAATTATGATGTGGAACTAGTTATTATAACTGAAGCCCGGCAAGTGAAGCCAGTAAAGCAAGTCATGTGAttcaaggaaagataaaggataccattaaaataataacaaatctCCCTTGAATTATGCTAGTagatcaatgtttctcaacctgcgggtccccagatgttttcaccttcaactcccagaaatcctaacagctggtaaactggctgagatttctgggaattgtagaacctggggacccacaggttgcgaaccactgtaaTAGATAGTTTTAGGCTTACTACTGTTGCTTACAGCAGCGCTGTGCTCCTCTAGATATTGTTCAATTCCATTAACCACCAGCCCTAGCTAGCATTGCTAATGTAGTTCTTTCAACATTTCTGACACAAGGCTTATTCTCCTTATATTACTATGGTTTCCCCCACATAAACCAGACAAACACTGACAGCCTGCCTCACTATTGCCTAGACAGTGTTACAATCCTTAAGCACTGAGTCAATGACTCTGCCTCTGATCAAAGATTAAGTTTTTCCAAAAATAGGTTTGTAAAAAATTTGGGATATTAATTTGGGACTCTGATATGAaatattcctttcttttttctgttttgctcCAAATCTGAAACTGAATGGGTCTGTTCTCTTTCAATTGAATAGTGGGAGTTCTGGAGTCAGGCATTGATGGAAAAAATCACAGTAGTTGAGAAAGGCTCTAAGATGTGAATTAATATAAATGTTAACAAGCATACAGATATCTTGTCCAGCTTGACATGGATCCTTatagaaaaatattataaattgATCATCACAATCTCTTTATGTAAGGATCACAGAGGTTTGGTAGCTGTGGGTAACGTTTTATCTATACTATTACTGCTATAGTCactatttcatttttaatcattttctgAGTGATTATTTCCTGTACTGAACTTATTTTATAACTTTATAGTTAAAGTTAATCTTCATACAAAGACAGACAGAATTATGTCTTTGCTTAGGGAGTTAAGATATGTCTGTCTGGTTCCATCCTAAGAGCTATCTGAGAGCTTTGCACTCCACAAAAGTTTAACTCTGACAATATCACAATAATTCAAGTTCACTGAAGCATCACCCCATATATACACACTCAACACGTTCTTGCACAAGTCTTATATCTTTAAGTTCACCTGACAGGTTTGTTTGCATCTTCTCGTTCTGGTGCCCTATTCATCAGTTATCTTATGCTGCCATCTAGTGTGAAAGTGATGCATAAACTTTATAAATACAGGCTGCTTGAAAAAGAAGGGATTGTATTCTGTTGTGTAAAGGGAGTGGTAAGTTGTGGAGAACAAGGATTTGAtctatggagcccccgatggcgtagtgggttaaatccttgtggcagcaggactgatgacttgaaggttgagttgctgacctgggggttgccggttcaaatacaacctggggagagcacggatgagctccctctatcagctccagctcaatgcaaggacatgagagaagcctcccacaaagatggtaaaacatcaaaacattcgggcgtcccctgggcaacatctttgcacatggccaattctctcaccccagaagcaacttgcaattttgcccctgacacacacaaaaaaactgatCTATGGAAATGGATCTTGCACAAAACGCATATAATTAAGTCTGATAGGACGTATGAACTACACAACCATTACAACAGCATAACTTCTGTACAGTCTTTTCCCATGATCATTTCCTGCAGAAACAGCAACTGTGAAGTCACAGGGTAACTGTATAAAGAATCTATTCCTGTGTACAGAGCAATAGAGCAGAACGTCTTACTAGATTTTAGTCCAAAAATTTCTATTACCTTTCTATAAATACTTCAAAACCTTTCACAGCAGGtatacaaatagaattttgaAACAACAGGAATTGCATCATACGCAGTcagtaacatatatatatatatgtatgtatgtataagatGTACTTACTCCATTAGTAAACTATTAATATACTCATTTCCATCCATGTGGCCAAATTGAAAGTTCCTGTTAAAAGATGAAACTGTCAgtttaatgtaatttaaaatgaaaaaagacaATAGGATTGAATTTAAAATGACTAAGGACAATGGAGTTGCACTTAAGGTCTCCAATAAGTAGAGAAGGTTATTTTCCCATTTGAACCTCAAAAGATAAGAGAAATGCTATCTCCAGGGGAGAGGAATATTTCAATGCGTTGTGTGGTCCTCTCTCTCTTGCCTTCACTAATAAGAACAGCATTAAAAACTCAGTACGAAGCATAAAAATGAGAATtgtgaaaatgtggcttttctCAGTCCATAGCTCAGTGCCCCCAAATAGAATTTTAGTATTGAGTGCAGAACTGCCCCAGATAAAAGAACACAAGAGAATCCTTAATCAGATCTGGTCCCAGCTGAACCCTTGATAATTTGCCTCACAAGTAATTTAGGGCATCCAAGCACCAGTCTTATTTATAGAAAACCCATGGGTAACAACACTTCGTTAGAATTTTTCTACCTCTTGCATATAGATCCCAAGGGATTGTTTTAAGTTTAATTTCAAGTTGAGAAAAATACTACTTTGAATAATTGCAGATATTTATGTAGTGTGGAACATTATCCCTCccacctttaaaaaataataataataaagcatggAAAGGAATCTTGTCCCTCTCCCATGTTCTAgtggttgtattttcaaatgcttGACAACTGTGGTTAAATTAGTAATCTGTTTGATTAATATGAGTACATGTTACAAATGTAATTTAAACCAAGTATTATCATTAAGAGCATTTCCACTTCAGTATCAGTAATTTTGATAGCTACTTGAACATGCTCTCATACTTAGCGAGAGAGCTTACTTTCTATTCACTTTTGATATTATGAGTTAATCTATCAGAGAAGAAATATGTGATAGGAAAATGCCATTGAATAATTCATACCATTGAAGTACTTTTTAATATGCTGTACCTTACGTCTTATTATCTATAGAGAAAAGTGGGATGTTAACTGAACAtcgcaataaaataaacaaataacagaaTAAAATTCGTACATTTATAGGCATAATCTCAGAATGTGGACAATAACAAAAGATTGAAACTACAAACTTCTACTTTTCTAAGAGTAGAACCATTTAACCCAGTGAGAATTATTGAGAGGACTTGAATAAGAATGCATTGTAAGATTTCTGCTCTCTCTTAAATTTAAATGTTTCTTAAAACACACAGAAACCAACTTTCTAAGGTTCACAAACACTACTGCTAGAATGTACACTCTCATGTAGGTGCATATATTTTAGAaccaactaaaaataatacattacacaataTGGACAtgtacctattaaaatggtctctGTAATTCCTCGCAACATCTTGAACAATTAACTTCAACCtggagaaaaaaaagattttcatATAATAAATAGTAGtgtaatagaaaaaaatagtgaaaagcacaGAAAGGTTAACAATAAATGGTACAAAAGTAAAGCCTGTTAATGAAATTCAAGATGGGACCTGATAATTATGTTTGAACTGTTTCATAGGCTTCCTGTTTACAGGACTACCTTTTGCTTGTTTTCCTGTCACTATGTAATACTCAAGTATTCACTTACTGAGCAAGACAAGgcaaacataaaatacaaattattgcACTCATATGAAGTGAAACAAATTATGTCACACCCAGGGGCTGGTACAGTTAGGAACAATAGCTTTTGAattcaatctttttttaaaaaaacagaatcaggtttttaccgtgtttccctaaaaataagagtgtcttatattaatttttgatctcgaagatgtgctaggtcttattttcagggaatgtcttatttttccatgaagaatttacatttattgttgaacaaaaaatgaacatttaattatatactgtacagtagttgtcatcacaaaccaacataaccagacaaactgtgagatcctatcaagaatttcttgttactaccattatttctatgtacatcaatctatggtaagtacatttaccgatcctgcatgctctggtgttctgttcagcaggcatgtttccaaaaactttgctaggtcttactttcaaggggAGGCTTTacatttagtaattcagcaaaacatctactaggtcttattttcaggggatgtcttattttcggggaaatagggTAGCTCTAAAATATATATAGGGTAATTGAAAAAGgcatatatcagtggttctcaacctggggtccccagttgtttttggcctacaactcccagaaatcccagccagtttaccagctgttaggatttctgggagttgaaggccaaaaacatctggggaccccaggttgagaaccactggcatatatGATAGAGGAAGAATGCCCCTCCATCGAGTTTTACAACATTTTATTAAAAAGTGTTTCTCAGCCCACCTATAAAAGGTTTTTCAGGCAATGGCTTGGCTAATGGCTTTCATGTTTctgtattaaaacatcaattcatATATCGACATTCTCgtagtaaaaaaaaatgagaaatgtCAGTGATACattatttcaaattttaaaaatacacaaatcatAATGCTCTGATGCAATAACTAGCAAGTTCAAGTGTGCTTTGAAACATATTCCTTACATCAGTTGGACTAGATTCAGTTGTTAGCCCAAGTTAGTACATAATCAATGAGAACCTGatgaattaaaacatatgtaaatttgtTGATTCAGTCAATCTCTATTGTTGCGATCGGCGAGTCTATTATTTGTTTTCTACCTGTGTTTCCTTTCAATTAATAGTTACAGAGCTTAATGTTTAATAACAAACAAATCAGCATATAGGTCATTTCATGCAGGATTAAGTTCCAGGGATGTAAAGTTGTATATACCTTGTATGATCTGTAGAAGTATTTTTATCATCAATAATTGCGATAGCCACTAGTTTCCCTAAAACCAAAAAAGATACAGAACTGAGTTTAGGTACTCTACTACacgagagagaaaaacttcattgttttaaattattggtCCTCAGAAGCACAGAAAATCTATCCAGCAATTCAATAATGCATAAATTATCTTGACTGCCCCTTTGAATTTTTCTTGGTATGCTAACTTTGATTATGGATATcctattgcagggttttcttagTCAGGTCTATTCAGAGGAGTTTTGCCACTGCTTTCCTCTTAGGCTGAGTTGCCCttgagacccttccacacagctgtacaaaatccacctttaactggattatatggcagtgtgaactcaaataatccagttcaaagcagatagtgttgattatctgctttgatattctgggttatatggctatgtggaagggcccttggtcatACAGTAAGTCTCTATGGTTGAATGAGGATTTGAATTGTTGTTTCCCTGAATCAAATCAGTACTCCCATGATGGTTTTCACCAGAACCCATAGACTAGCCATTGAAAACAGAGGCCCTGCTCATCCCTCATCATTAAATATTTCATCATATGATATATTTGACAGAAGATAATTGGGAATAAatgttacctttttttaaaaaaagagaaacccATCACTACAATATCTTTTCCTGTGAATGTGTCCTAATTGAATTCTAGACTATAACTGCTATATTTTAGTAGCCAACATAGTGTGGGACCTATTTTCAAAAAGAGCACGGTATCTTGGAGGTAGTACTATTTTACACAGATGAAGGCATACtagaattttgttatttttgcaaTGTGACTCAAACAATAAACATATCAGTCCTAACTTTTTGCATTTCCACAGGGAAAGCCCACTGGGATATGCTTAACTCTTAGTATTAAATAATGCAAGTGTTCAACGTCATTACATGAAGATTCTAAAAAAGAAGAGTTTATGAATGGAAAATAAATATTCACACAACTCTCCAAAGTATTTTGGGCATACAGGGAAAAACTCTACATTATAGCAGActtgattaaaaatatataacatgaCCTAGGTTTGAAAACATATTACCTGTGTCTCCAAGTTCATAGAGTGTAAATCCATCTACATTAAGATATCCCTGAAATCTCTCTCTGCTTATCCAGGATGACAGATCTCCATCT contains:
- the tmx3 gene encoding protein disulfide-isomerase TMX3 isoform X1 — protein: MGAARGGRRSLLWAAVTAVILVVDASYVHDLDDSFKENRKDDIWLVDFYAPWCGHCKKLEPVWNEVGKEMGGTGSPVKVGKMDATSYSSIASEFGVRGYPTIKLLKGDLAYNYRGPRTKEDIVEFANRVAGPIIRPLPSQQMFDHVQKRNRVFFLYVGGESPLKEKYIEVASELIVYTYFFSATEEVLPEHITLPEMPAVLVFKDATYFVYDEYEDGDLSSWISRERFQGYLNVDGFTLYELGDTGKLVAIAIIDDKNTSTDHTRLKLIVQDVARNYRDHFNRNFQFGHMDGNEYINSLLMDDVKIPSIVVLNTSNQQYFLPHKPIESTEDMVQFINEILEGTAEAQGGDGILQRIRRIIYDAKSTVGSVFKSSPLLGCFLFGLPLGVISIMCYGICTADTDGGSDEAEMPKRETGRDLTDEGTEEEQEEESGESHVEYTDGEQEQKPILEKKKD
- the tmx3 gene encoding protein disulfide-isomerase TMX3 isoform X2, producing the protein MGGTGSPVKVGKMDATSYSSIASEFGVRGYPTIKLLKGDLAYNYRGPRTKEDIVEFANRVAGPIIRPLPSQQMFDHVQKRNRVFFLYVGGESPLKEKYIEVASELIVYTYFFSATEEVLPEHITLPEMPAVLVFKDATYFVYDEYEDGDLSSWISRERFQGYLNVDGFTLYELGDTGKLVAIAIIDDKNTSTDHTRLKLIVQDVARNYRDHFNRNFQFGHMDGNEYINSLLMDDVKIPSIVVLNTSNQQYFLPHKPIESTEDMVQFINEILEGTAEAQGGDGILQRIRRIIYDAKSTVGSVFKSSPLLGCFLFGLPLGVISIMCYGICTADTDGGSDEAEMPKRETGRDLTDEGTEEEQEEESGESHVEYTDGEQEQKPILEKKKD